In the Pongo abelii isolate AG06213 chromosome 18, NHGRI_mPonAbe1-v2.0_pri, whole genome shotgun sequence genome, CCAAACTCTAAAGAAGGAATATAAACCCTATGAAGCCAAGCTCCGCCTTCTGAGcagttttgatttcttccttactGATGCCAGAATTAGGCGGCTCTTACCCTCACTCATTGGGAGACATTTCTATCAAAGAAAGAAGTAAGTTTCTTAGTAATGACTGGACTTTAGCAGCATGAAGTTTCTAGGTGTGTATGCATTGTGTTCTGAATGTCTGTGCGTTTATTTTATAGAGTTCCAGTATCTGTAAACCTTCTGTCCAAGAATTTATCAAAAGAGATCAATGACTGTATAGGTGGAACGGTCttaaacatttctaaaagtgGTTCTTGCAGGTAGGTAAAAGGCATTCATATGTGCCTCCTTTAATCTTGTATTAGacaatgattttatatatacttttttgttttgttttgtttttgttttttgttttttgagacggagtcttactctgtctgccaggctggagtgcagtggcgcgatctcagctcactgcaagctccgcctcccgagttcacgccattctcctgcctcagcctccagagtagctgggactacaggcgcccgccaccacgcccggctaatttctttttgtatttttagtagagacatggtttcaccgatttagccaggatggtcttgatctcctgacttcgtgatccgcccgccttggcctcccaaagtgctgggattacaggcgtgagccaccgcgcctggcctttttaaaaagattttgttaATGGCTCCAGATccttttttaaagctaaaatcTATTCCTCAGAAGTGATCAATTCtcgggtcaggtgcagtggcttatgcctgtaatcccaacactttgggaggccgaggcaggaggatcgcttgagcccaggagttcaagaccagcttgggcaacatagtgagacatgcCCCCCCAGCCAATTAGAGAAAAATCAagaacattagccaggtgtggtggtgcatccctgtgctcccagctacacaggaggctgcggcaggaggatcacttgagcctaggaggtcaagactgcagtgagccatgttcttGTCACTGTCCTCCATcttgaatgacagagcaagactgtctttaaatgaaaaaaaaaaaaaaagttcaattctCTAGAACAATGTTGTCTGATAGAACTTTCTACTGTGATGGAAATGGTCTGTATCCGTGCTATCTCATACAGTAGGCACTACTTGTATGTAGCTAtttagcacttgaaatgtggctactgtGTTAGAAGCTgaatttttagttaatttaaaataggcacatgtggctaatggctgATGGTCACTGCATTGGACAGGGCAGCTCCAGATACTAAGAAAAGCAAGGAGAGTCAGATGAATGCTTGGAGAACATGACTAGTTCTAGGCTTTGAGCTTGTCctttattgtgccactgcattcagtggtgcagtcacagttgactgcaacctccaactccttggatcaagcaatcctcccacctcagcctcctgagtagctgggactacagacacacaccaccatacctggctaatttttcaatgttttgtagaggtggggtctcactatgttgccctgtcTGGACTTGAACCCCTAGACAAAACCGGTCCTCCTGtcctggcctccaaaagtgttgagattataggcgtgagccaccacacctggcctcagatTGTCCTTTAAAAGCACCATATTACCCCTTAAAGTGAAGATCCACCTCATTCTTGGTTTAACTTCCTACTAAATGAATTCAGCACTTATCCTGTTCATCTGCCTGTTTGGTGTCTGTATTGTCATATTGGTTTAACCTTACCCAGGATACTGAGCTAGGCAGAGCCCCCACACCTAGTCTTACCTACTAGAACAGACGTTTTAGGGCAGTGATTGCTTCCAACCTCTGGCTGAGCAGAAGATGCGGTTCAGGCTATTTTATTAGGCTGAGAAGTGAGTTAAGTTTGTATTATTGGCAGTGTATCAGCTTGGGGAGGTAGGGCAGGTTTTAAATGTATTGCAGATACATTTTATGAAGTACTTCACCTGCTGACTGTGGTGTGGAGATGGGTAGCTGCCAGTAGGGCAGAGCTGTAGGCCACTGCCCTTCCACCCAGAGATTCCTCAGGAGCCGTGCAGACCCAGTGGTCACACTCGGCAGAAAACAGCACAGACTTCTTGCGTCTGCTCACCAGGGAGGCCTGACCCCAGCGGAGTGTCTCCAGGTAGAGCAGAGCAGGGTACTGATGGGCAGGACAGGTGGTCTCTGGCGTTGTCTTTTGCCTGCCACTGGGAAGCCCTTCATCAGGTGTAATGAAGTAGCCGAGAAGAGTGGTCACAGGGCCTCGACCCCTACCCCTTTGGTTAAAGGCTGATGTCAAAGTAGTGGTTCATGGAAGTGGTTGGCTAGAAGTTCAGGCCTTGTTTATGGGACCCATGAGTATCTGGGAGAAGGAGATGGTACCATGAAGGCAGGTAAAGGAGCAGCAGTCTCCTGCCACTGGGGATTTTCCAAGGCAAAAGCATCAGCTTAAAGAAAGTTGCAGacaactgagaaaaaaagaaattctttcaTTTCCTCTCTTACCTTTCCCTAgcataagaatttatttttctcttccacttctgttcctctcccttcttccctgccACCATCTTTCCATCTGGGATGCTCAGGTGTGCTTGCAGGCAGGTGGTAACAGGCACAGGGAGTGGGCAGTGCCCAGTCTTCGGTtgaagagagagaggagcaaCAGCCCGTTTCATCCTTATTCCGCAGACACTGTGCTGACAGTGAGCCTTCCTTCTGGCCCCAGCGCTGAGCCCTCCAGGCTTCCCACTGGGCTTCTGCCTGCACCCTGTTTCACCTGAAGGGATGGTCTTGCTCGTAGCTGAAAGACGCTATTCCACCAGGGACAAGaactatttattccttttttttttttttttttttttttttttttgagacggagtctcgctctgtcgcccaggctagagtgcactggcttgatctcggctcactgcaagttccgccttccgggttcacgccattctcctgcgtcagcctcccgaatagctaggactacaggcgcccaccacaatgcccggctgatttttttgtatttttttagtagagacggggtttcaccatgttaaccaggatggtctcggtctcctgacctcgtgatccgcccgcctcggcctcccaaagtgctgggattacaggcgtgagccaccacgcccagccacagaACTATTTATTCTTGAACATGGCAGCTGGGTAGAGCAGTAGAACTATAGAGAGAGCAGGTGACCCTCCTGGAGGTAGGTCCCTTTAGAACAGCTTGAAGGCGGACTCAGCAACGTGGGGTTGTCTAAGATAAAGGTAGAACCTCCTCTGGCCCTGCCTCCCAATGCGCCTAACCTCACAGTCAGGTGCTGCCAGCTCTTTAATCACCGcctctgctgggcatggtggctcacgcctgtaatcccagcactttaggagaccgtggcaggtggatcacttgaggtcaggtgtttgagaccagcctggccaagacggtgaaaccccatctctactaaaaatacgcaaattaggccgggcacagtggttcacgcctgtaatcccagcactttgggaggccgaggcaggcagatcacctgaggtcgggagtttgagaccagcctgaccaacatggaaaaaccccacctctactaaaaaaaaaatacaaaaaattagccgggcgtggtggcgcatgcctgtaatcccagctactcgggaggctgaggcaggagaatcgcttgaacccaggaggtgggggttgcagtgagccaagatcacgccattgcactccagcctggtcaacaagagtgaaactgcgtctcaaaaaaaaaaaaaaaattagctgggcatggtggcatgcgcctgtgatctcagctactagggaagctgaggcaggagaattgcttgaacccaggaggcgaaggtggcagtgggccgagatcacgtcactgcacttcagcctgggtgacagagcaaactccatctcaaaaaaaaaaaaaaagaaaatcaccccTTCATGATGTGACATTTTACTTTAGGTAGAAGGAATTTTTAGTACATGAAAGATGATAATCTtcctttaaaacatatttaggccaggcgtggtggctcatgcctgtaatcccagcactttgggaggttgaggcaggaggatcacttgagcccaggagttccagaccagcctggtggatcacttgagctcaggagtgagaacccatctctacaaaaaatacaaaaatcagctgggtgacctgtagtcccagctactccggaggctgagttggaaggattgcttaagcccagtacattgattgtgccagtgcatttcagcctgggtgacaggaaaaccctgtctcaaaaatgaaataaaatatatttagaaccTAAAgattttaatgggttttttttgtttgtttttttgttttgttttgtttttcaaactgtgtttttccctgttacccaggctggagtgcagtcgccagatctgggctcactatagccttgagcttctgggctcaggtgatttttctgtctcagcctcctgagtaactgggattacaggcatgtaccaccatgcccagttaatttttgttagtgtggtagagacaggattttgccatgttgcccagcattaatgtttctgcctttttaaaagaaaaaaaaacttgaggattatgtatttatatttctcatatacctgcctggtttattttgaaaaatggttttttaaaatcttggctAATACTATATTAAATTTCAGTGCTATACGTATCGGTCACGTTGGAATGCAAATTGAGCGCATCATTGAAAACATTGTTGCTGTCACCAAAGGACTTTCAGAAAAATTGCCAGAGGTACAGTATTGCAGGTGCATCAATTGATTgttcatttaaaagaaacaaagtataTGTAGACAATGttactcttttctttgtttcagaaGTGGGAGAGCGTGAAACTCCTGTTTGTGAAAACTGAGAAATCGGCTGCCCTTCCCATCTTTTCCTCGTTTGTCAGCAATTGGGATGAAGCCACCAAAAGATCTTTgcttaataagaagaaaaaagttagTAGAATTTTAAATACTCACAGAATGAATAATGAAGGATGTAAATTCAGTCGCTAGGAGAGAGAAGTAGACCATCATCCCTGCCCGACTTTTCAGTTATCTTCTGGTTTTCTGGTGGTTGTGCTTTTGTCACTTTACATGAGGTAGTTGATATTAGTATCAGTAATGCGCGTTAAGATAGAAATATCTTGTATTTATtgataaattagatttttttttttatttttgttagatcCAGTGCTTGCTGggtttttttagagagacagggtctcactctgtcccccaggctggagcacagtgacgtGATCaaggctcacagcagccttgacctcctgagctcaagcagtcctgtttcagcctcccaagtagctgggactacaggcatgctccaccacgcccagctaattaaaaaaattttttttttgtacacagATGGTctccctgtttcccaggctgatcttgaattcttgagctcaggcgatccacgtgccttggcctcccaaagtgctgggattacaggcatgagctactatgcctggcctggATTAACTGGCTTTTGAGGGGGCCTGAGTTAAGTTCCTACCACATATTTCCAGTCATAGAAACATCAccatacttctaaataaagaccaaaacacttaaaatattaaacattgaaatgtgAGCTATCTATACAtttgaaacagtaataaaagGAATTGACATAATTATTTACCCAGTTATTCCCATCCAGGGTTGTAGGTGGCTGGAGTTTAATCCTGATAGCTCAGGGAAAAGGGTGACAGGCAAGAGCCAACCCTAGAAAAGGCGCTTTTTCATCACAGGACAAACTCATACACCTACATTCGTTGGGACTGGAACTAGGATAATTTCACCTAATGTGCACGTATTTGGATGTCAGAGGTTATGCTCACAGATACCTCCTGAGCTTGGTTTGTAGCTTTTCAGTATTACTCGTACTCTAGCAAAAGAAGCTTtcggaaggaaagaaaatttaattttttgctaTTTGTTAGACTGATCTCCTAGTGTTTCTCTCTTTAACCATGTTAATTGTGtccaatgaatttttaattttgtttttgagacagagtttagctctgtcgcccaggctgaagtgcagtggcatgatctcagctcattacaacccctgccttccaggttcaaatgattctgtgcctcaccctcctgagtagttgggactacaggcacgtatcaccatgcccagctaatttttgtggttttaatagagatggggtttcaccatgtttaccaggctgatctcgaagtcctgacctcaagtgatcctcctgcctcagcctccctgagtgctgtgattacaggcgtgagccactgcgcccagctgaggaTTATTCTTTACACTCTCTAAACCATAGTGTGTTTCACAAAAGTCTCTTAACTGTATACTTTAGATAGTCAGATTCTGAAATGCCAGTATataatttactttataaaatgcATGTTTGGCTATGAGTCAAAAACTGCAGTTGAGGTTCCAGTGCTGCTTAGGGAGTTTGTTCTCTGTATAGATCGAGGTCCATTTAGGGGCTTATGGATAATCAAAACTGCAAGTGGTACATCTATGCCATTTGTTAACCAAGAGAACTGTTCCTGCTAAAATGTTTGTATGGTGTTTTTTGGTAGGAGGCAAGGAGAAAACGAagagaaagaaattttgaaaaacaaaaggagaggaaaaagaagaggcagCAGGCTAGGAAGACCGCCTCAGTTCTTAGTAAAGATGATGTGGCACCTGAAAGTGGTGATACTACAGTGAAGAAACCTGAATCAAAGAAAGAACAGTCCCCAGAGCATGGGAAGAAAAAACGTGGCAGAGGAAAAGCCCAAGTTAAAGCAACAAATGAATCCGAAGACGAAATTCCACAGCTGGTACCAATAGGAAAGAAGACTCCAGCTAATGAAAATGTAGAggtattgttttaatatttactgTTCATAATGGATTGGTTCAGTGGCTACTGTGTCAGACAGGTACTGTGCTGAGcaataaatgatgaaaaatacTAGAGTGAACCCAAAGAACTATGAAGGTGGTTATCAATgatttattgtactttttttttttttttttttgagatgggatcttgctatattgcccagactggtcttacaCTCCTGGGGTCAAaacagtcttcccaccttggcctcccaaagtgctgggattacaagtgtgagccaccacacctagccccaaccagttggctttttttttttgctttgctttttttttgaagatggagtctcactctgtcacccaggctagagtgcagtggcgtgatctcagctcactgcaacctccgcctccctggttcaggcaattctccttcctcagcctcccgagtagctgggattacaggcgtgcaccaccatgcccagctaatttttgtgtttttagtagagacgaggttttgccatgttggccaggctggtctcgaactcctggcctcaggtgatccgcccgccttgtcctcccaaagtgctgggattacaggcatgaaccaccgcactcAGCCACCAGTTGGCTTTTACACAGAGAATCTGGGAACCCCTGCCCTGCACCATGTGCCAGGGATGTGCAGCTACAGTTGGAAGACTCAGGATTTGCTCCCA is a window encoding:
- the RSL1D1 gene encoding ribosomal L1 domain-containing protein 1 (The RefSeq protein has 1 substitution compared to this genomic sequence) codes for the protein MEGSASASLSSAAATATSTSTPAAPTARKQLDREQVRKAVDALLTHCKSRKNNYGLLLNENENLFLMVVLWKIPSKELRVRLTLPHSIRSDSEDICLFTKDEPNSTPEKTEQFYRKLLNKHGIKTVSQIISLQTLKKEYKPYEAKLRLLSSFDFFLTDARIRRLLPSLIGRHFYQRKKVPVSVNLLSKNLSKEINDCIGGTVLNISKSGSCSAIRIGHVGMQIERIIENIVAVTKGLSEKLPEKWESVKLLFVKTEKSAALPIFSSFVSNWDEATKRSLLNKKKKEARRKRRERNFEKQKERKKKRQQARKTASVLSKDDVAPESGDTTVKKPESKKEQSPEHGKKKRGRGKAQVKATNESEDEIPQLVPIGKKTPANENVEIQKHATGKKSPTKSPNPSTPRGKKRKALPASETPKAAESETPGKGPGKKPKIKEEAVKEKNPSVGKKDARQTPKKPEAKFFTTPSKSARKASHTPKKCSKKPIVPQST